The Nocardia sp. XZ_19_385 genome contains a region encoding:
- a CDS encoding acyl-CoA dehydrogenase family protein, which translates to MSTHAVTNQVPPLVDYDLAEQPVLLEALGRAGAEHALDELHEIGRLAGSAAAQQLGDLAEAHPPVLKTHDRYGHRVDEVVYDPSYHQLMTHAVGFGLHGAVWADTRPNPHLTRAAKLSVWGPVDAGHGCPISMTYAVVPALRANPELAAQYEPLLTAREYDPGLRAPLTKRGLIAGMSMTEKQGGSDVRANTTTAVPQPDGSYRITGHKWFTSAPMSDLFLTLAQAPGGLSCFLVPRVLPDGSRNHFALQRLKDKLGNRSNASSEVEYDNTLGWLVGPEGRGVPTIIEMVNLTRLDCTIGAATAMRTGVAQAAHHAAHRKAFGASLSEQPLMRNVLADLAVEAEAASTVAMWLADLTDQAVAGVEGADQLRRISLAVSKYYVCKRGPMHAAEALECLGGNGYVEESRMPRLYREAPLLSIWEGSGNVAALDTLRAMAKQPETLAAYFDEVKRAAGADKHLDAAITRLEGQFGDFDTIQHRARRVVGDMAQVLQASLLVRYGHPAVADAFTVSRLGGEHGDVFGTLPTGLDTAAIIDRATPKVG; encoded by the coding sequence ATGAGTACGCACGCGGTGACGAATCAGGTTCCGCCCCTTGTCGACTACGACCTCGCCGAGCAGCCGGTGCTGCTGGAGGCGCTGGGTCGGGCAGGCGCGGAGCACGCACTCGACGAATTACACGAGATCGGGCGGCTCGCCGGCAGCGCCGCGGCGCAACAGCTGGGTGACCTGGCCGAAGCGCATCCGCCGGTGCTGAAGACGCACGACCGGTACGGGCACCGCGTCGACGAGGTGGTCTACGACCCCAGCTACCACCAGCTGATGACCCATGCCGTGGGCTTCGGACTGCACGGCGCGGTGTGGGCCGACACCCGGCCGAATCCACACCTGACCCGGGCGGCGAAGCTGAGCGTGTGGGGTCCCGTCGACGCCGGGCACGGCTGCCCGATCTCGATGACCTACGCCGTGGTTCCGGCCTTGCGTGCCAACCCTGAGCTGGCCGCGCAGTACGAGCCGCTGCTCACCGCCCGCGAATACGATCCGGGGCTGCGCGCGCCGCTGACCAAGCGCGGACTGATCGCGGGCATGTCGATGACCGAGAAGCAAGGTGGCTCCGATGTGCGGGCCAACACCACCACCGCGGTGCCGCAGCCGGACGGCAGCTACCGGATCACCGGGCACAAGTGGTTCACCTCCGCGCCGATGTCGGACCTGTTCCTCACCCTCGCGCAGGCGCCGGGCGGGCTGTCGTGCTTCCTGGTGCCGCGGGTCCTGCCCGACGGTTCACGCAATCACTTTGCGCTGCAACGACTCAAGGACAAGCTCGGCAACCGCTCCAATGCCAGTAGCGAGGTCGAATACGACAACACCCTCGGCTGGCTGGTCGGCCCCGAAGGCCGGGGTGTGCCGACCATCATCGAGATGGTCAACCTGACCCGGCTCGACTGCACGATCGGCGCCGCCACCGCCATGCGCACCGGCGTGGCACAGGCCGCGCATCACGCCGCGCACCGGAAAGCCTTCGGCGCCAGTCTGTCCGAGCAGCCGCTGATGCGGAATGTGCTGGCCGACCTGGCGGTCGAAGCCGAAGCCGCCAGCACCGTCGCGATGTGGCTGGCCGACCTCACCGACCAGGCCGTCGCCGGTGTCGAGGGCGCGGACCAGCTGCGCCGAATCTCGTTGGCGGTCAGCAAGTATTACGTGTGCAAGCGCGGGCCGATGCATGCCGCCGAAGCGCTGGAATGCCTGGGCGGCAACGGCTATGTCGAGGAATCGCGCATGCCGCGGCTGTATCGGGAAGCGCCGCTGCTGTCGATCTGGGAAGGGTCCGGCAATGTCGCGGCCCTGGATACCTTGCGCGCCATGGCGAAACAGCCGGAAACCCTGGCCGCCTACTTCGACGAGGTGAAGCGAGCCGCGGGCGCCGACAAGCACCTCGACGCGGCGATCACCCGCCTGGAAGGGCAGTTCGGCGACTTCGACACCATCCAGCACCGCGCCCGCCGCGTCGTCGGCGATATGGCGCAGGTATTACAGGCCTCGCTGCTGGTGCGTTACGGCCATCCGGCGGTCGCCGACGCGTTCACCGTCAGCCGTTTGGGCGGTGAACACGGCGATGTCTTCGGGACGCTGCCCACCGGCCTGGACACCGCCGCGATCATCGACCGGGCAACTCCGAAAGTCGGCTGA
- a CDS encoding PaaX family transcriptional regulator C-terminal domain-containing protein gives MRKLTARSAILSALLGAHPAEAPVSWIVTVAEELGLQQSAVRVALTRMVAAGDLERSNSVYRLSQRLIERQRRQDAALRPVQREWDGRWYMAVVTTVGAEASARIAFRDSMRANKVAELREGVWTRPGNIDIALGRDATRRIVQFTAEPQTAPVKLAESLFAPKNWARDAERLLRAFESGKTMADRFEVAAAAVRHILDDPLLPEPLLPADWPGMRLRAEYEGFRTEFIAFAEQNFVQ, from the coding sequence ATGCGGAAGCTGACCGCTCGGTCGGCGATTCTCAGTGCGCTGCTGGGGGCGCATCCGGCGGAGGCGCCGGTCAGCTGGATCGTGACGGTGGCCGAGGAGCTGGGGTTGCAGCAGTCGGCGGTGCGGGTGGCGCTGACGCGGATGGTGGCCGCGGGGGATCTGGAGCGCAGCAACAGCGTCTATCGGCTCTCGCAACGGTTGATCGAGCGGCAGCGCCGCCAGGATGCGGCGCTGCGCCCGGTGCAGCGGGAATGGGACGGGCGCTGGTACATGGCGGTGGTGACGACGGTCGGCGCCGAGGCCAGTGCGCGCATCGCGTTCCGTGACTCCATGCGCGCCAACAAGGTGGCCGAGTTGCGCGAGGGGGTGTGGACCCGGCCAGGCAATATCGACATCGCGCTCGGGCGGGACGCCACCCGGCGCATCGTTCAGTTCACCGCCGAACCGCAGACCGCTCCGGTCAAGCTCGCGGAATCCCTTTTCGCGCCGAAGAATTGGGCTCGGGACGCGGAACGGCTGCTGCGGGCGTTCGAGTCCGGGAAGACGATGGCGGATCGCTTCGAGGTGGCGGCCGCGGCGGTGCGCCACATTCTCGACGATCCGCTGCTGCCCGAACCACTGCTGCCCGCCGACTGGCCCGGAATGCGACTGCGCGCCGAATACGAGGGATTCCGAACGGAATTCATCGCTTTCGCGGAGCAGAACTTCGTCCAGTGA